In Terriglobus aquaticus, the genomic window GGCGGCGTTCCACAATTCGTCGTAGGTCTCGGCGTTCTCCAGTTCCTTTGCGGTGTAAAGCTGATCGCGCTTGTCGTGCGCGTGCTTCTCGACCGTCTTGCGCGCCCAGTCTTCGGCGGTTTCGGGGTTGTCGTAGTTGGCGTCCCACTTGACCCAGGCGACGCACAGTTCGCGCCAGGTGACCATCTCGTCGAGGAAGCTGTCGGCGCTTTCGCGCAGGTGCGGGTTCTTCGCCGCGGCGTTTTCGATGGCCAGATAAATGCGCAGCGGGCTGATGTGACCGAAGTGCAGGTAGGGGCTGAGGACGCTGGTGCCGTCCACGTCCGGGTGGTTGCGCAGGTGAGCGTACTGCGGCAGCATGTGCGCGACAAAATGATCGAGGCGCGCCTGTGCCGCGTGCGCACCGCCGGTGAGCTCGTCGACCTTGCCGACGCTGCGGTCCAGGTCTTTCCAGCCCTTGGTCATGTCCTCGTGCGGGTCGTCGGCGTGGAAGTTCGCGGGTTTGTGCCAGGCGTGTTTGGCGCTGGGCTTGGTGGACTCTTCCAGGTACTCCGGGAGCATCTTCCAGAGCCTGCCGCGAACGGTGTACGCGGCGTAGGGCGCCTTCTCGTGGCGCTTCGTGGGCACGATCACGTCCGCATCGACGGTCCAGTAGGGGCCGTCGAACTTCTGCTGCACCTCCTGCCTCCACTGTTCGGGAACGCGCATGGGGTTCTCGTCGCCGATGACGATGGCGGCGTTGACATCGCGGAAGAACTGCAGCCGGTCTTCATGCGGAGCGTTGCGCAGGACGAAGCTAACGTTGCGCTTGTGCAGATCTTCCTCCACGTCGCGCAGGCCTTCGTTCAGGAAGACGTAACCGCGCAGGACGCCGTGGGGAAAGTTGGCAACGCCGCTGAAGAAAGCGACGACCGGCAGGCCGAGTTCGTTGGCGACTTCGATTGCGACGTCCAGGGCGAGGTTGTCGACGCCGCGTTCCGCGCGTTGCATCCAGTAGACGACGACCTTGCCGTCGGGCTTGGGCGGGCCATCGCGGCGAACGGTCACGCGATCGTTGCTGGCGATGCAGCGCAGGGCTTCGGGCAGATCGGGTGAGAGCGCGGCGTATGCGGCAGCTTCGCGGCGTTCGCGCTCGGTGCCCTCGCTGTTCTTGCTGCGTTTGGCTTTGGCGGTTTGGCCTGACCCGGGCTTGGCCTGGGCGCGCACGCTCGCCGCAGCCCGGATCGCTTTTTCGCGCGCCGGATGCGGAATGCCCGTGGGATCAGGCTCGCTCATGCCGGGCGCGGCGGGATCATGCGCGGGCTCACCGGGCGGCACGGCATCCGTCTTCTGGTGAGGCTGTTTCGGAGCGATCAATGCTTTCGGTTGGGTCTGGCGTGTCTTCGCTTTTGCTTCGCGAGAAGTTTTCGTGCCGGCCATGCTGTGTGGGATGCGGGGCGAACCGGGGCATCGCTTACCGCGAAAAAAGTAGTTCGATGAGAAAAGAATTCGATTCCGTTTCTTTTACCCGTCAGTCCAATGGAGCACCATGCCAGATCAGGCCGTTGTCTCATGCTGAAGCTCACAGTAGCCGCCCTGCTGTGTCTTCCGGTTCCTTCCGGGCTTATGGCCGTTGACCAGGGCGCCGCGGCAGTGGCCACGCTGACCGTGACCGGGTCGGTGACTGACCCCTCCGGGGCCAAGCTGCGCGGAGCAAGAATCCACATCGAGCGTGGCGCGGTGAAGGCAGACGCGGAGACCGATGACGCCGGCCGCTTCTCGCTGGATGTGCCGGCTGGCGTGTACCGCCTGGCGATTACGGCCGACGGCTTTGAGCCGTATGTGCGGGAAAGCTTCAACGTGCGTGCGCGCATGGCTCCGCTTACGGTGGCGCTGCCTGTGGCGACCCTGAGCGAAGTGCTGACGGTGGAGGCCAACCAGGCCGATACAAGCGCGGGGAGCAATGGAAGTGCGCTGGTCTTCAAAGGCAAGCAATTGGATACCTTGTCAAACGACGACGCGACCTTTCAGCAGCAGGTGCAGGCCCTGGCCGGCGGTGACGGACAGCACGCGCCGCAGGTGTATGTGGATGGGTTTTCCGGCGGCAGGTTTCCACCGAAGAGCGCGATCCGCGAGATCCGCATCAACCAGAACCCGTTTTCTGCGCAGTACGACGAGCTTGGGTTTGGGCGCATCGAGATCTTCACCAAGCCCGGCAGTGACAAGCTGCATGGATACGTGCAGGTGCAGGGCAACGATCGCAGCTTCAACGCGCTGAACCCGTTCACGGGCGCACAGCCGCCGTATCACATGCTGTTTGTCGATGGGAATGTGAGCGGGCCGATCGGCAAGAAGACGTCGTTCTTCGCGTCTGCCAACTACGGCGACCAGGAGAACAACGCGGTAGTGAACGCGGTGGTACTGGATTCTAACTTTGCGACGACCCAGCTTTCGCAGGCGGTACCCAATCCTTCGGTGCGGCACGACTACAGCGTTCGGCTGGACCGGCAGATGTCGACCAACAACACCCTGACCGCGCGCTACGACTACAACAGCAACAACCAGACGAATGCGGGTGTGGGATTGCTGGTCTTGCAGAGCGAGGGCTACAACAGCACAATCGCGACGCAGACCTTGCAGATCGGCAACACGCAGATTATCGGTGCGCACCGGGTGAATGAGACGCGCTTCCAGTACATCCGCACACGCACGTCACAAATTGCGGTGGACAGCTCGCCGACGATCGTGGTGCAGGGTTCGTTCAACGGTGGTGGAGCGCCGTCGCAGAGCCTGCGCGACAATCAGGACCGGTATGAGTTCCAGGACTACTTCTCGCTGGAACGCGGCAAGCACTTCTTGCGAATGGGCGGGCGCTATCGATTGTTGCGCGACAGCAATGTGTCGAACGCAAACTTCAACGGGCAATATATCTTTCCGGATCTGGCCACCTACCAGATCACCCAGCGCGGCCTCGCGGCAGGGCTGACGCCTGCGCAGATTCGTGCACAGGGCGGTGGAGCAACGCAGTTCAGCCTGACGGCGGGAACGCCGGGCGCTGCCTTGCTGAGTGGCGACCTGGGCCTGTATGCGGATGATGAGTGGAAGGTGACAAAAAGCGTGACGCTGAATCTGGGCCTGAGGTATGAAAGCCAGTTCGGCGTTCCGGATCACAGCGATCCGGCACCGCGTGTGGGGTTCGCGTGGGCGGTGCACCAGGGCGACAAGCATCCGGCGTGGTTCACGGTGCGGGGTGGCACAGGCGTGTTCTATTCAAGGCTGGATGGTCCGACGCTGCTGAACACCGTCAGGCAGAACGGCATCCTGCAGCAGTCGTATTACTTGCAGCAGCCGGATACCTATCCGAATATCCCGCCGGTGTCATCGCTAAGCGGTGTGCCTTCGACGACGTATAGCCTGCAGCCGCGGCTCCGCAATCAGTACGACTTCACATCGAGTATTGGCGTGGAGCGCGGCCTGGGCAAGAAGGGCAACATCTCCGCGACCTACCTTCATTTTCAGTCCGTGCACCAGTACGTTTCGGTGAACGTGAACGCACCGCTGCCTGGTACCTACAACCCTGCTGTGCCCAACAGCGGGACTCGACCGTTTGGCGATACGGCGAATCGGTATGAGTACACGGGTGAGGGGTCGGGAACGAGCGATGTGTTCTTCGTCAACCCGAACTACTCGCCGGTGAAGCAGGTAAACCTGTGGGGTTTCTATGTGAACCAGCACTCCCACAGCAACTCGAACGGTGCCAGCACCTTCGCGTCGAACTCCTACAACCTGGCGCAGGACTTTGGAAGGACGAACTTCAATCGCACCAACCGGTTGTTCCTGGGAGCGAACCTCAACTTGCCGTACGGCTTTGGCCTGAGCCCGTTTCTGATTGCCACGGCGGGTATGCCGTTCAACATCACGACGGGCAGCGACAACAACGGCGATTCGATCTATAACGATCGCCCAGCGTTTGCGACGGACCTGACGCGCGCTTCTGTGGTGCGTACGCGATTCGGCAACTTCGACACGTCACCCATCGCGGGGCAGCGCATTATCCCGGTCAACTATGGCACCGGGCCGGCGTTCGCATCGCTGCAGTTGGATCTGGAGAAGAATTTCAAGTTCGGACCGCGGCGCGCACCCGAGGGAGTACCGCCGCCGGACCCGAATGCGAAGCCGGGCACGCCGGCGCCGAAGCCGGATCCGGCGTACCAGCTGAGCTTTTCCGTGGAGGCGCAGAACGTGACCAACCACACCAACGGTGCTACGCCGGTGGGCGTGCTGACGTCGCCGTTCTTTGGGCAGTCGTTGACGTTGAACGGCAACTTCTTCAACAACTCCGCCGCGAACCGGACGGTGCTGCTGCAGACGGCGTTTCGGTTTTAGCGGCCGGGTACTTAAGGCTTGACGGCGATGGCGGAGATCTCGATCTTCGCGTTGCCGATGAGGCCGGCGACCTGCACGGTGGCGCGCGCGGGGCGGGGGAACGGCATGAGCTTCTTGTAGATCTCGTTCATGGCGGGCACGTCCTTCAGGTCTGCGACGAAGACGGTTACGGTGACCAGGTCGGTCATCTTGTAGCCGGCGCCGGTGACAATCTTCTCAATGGCGTGAATGGCGTTGGTCGTCTGCGTTTCGATGGAGACGCCTTCCAGCTTGCCGTTTTCCGGGCCTTCCTGGCCGGCGATGTAGATCGTGTTGCCCGCGATCACGGCCTGCGAGAAGGGCATCTCCGGCTTGGCGTCGATGTGGCGGTTCTCTTGAGCCAGGAGCGGCGCTGCGGCCAGCAGGGCAACGGGAACGGCAGCACGGCACAGGTGCTTGAACATGGAGAAGACCTCTCTGGGAGTGCAAGTCTGCGTGCCGTTGCGCGGGTGCGACAGATGCCCGGCACGTGAGTGAAGCATACCGAAGGTCCCCCGAGTGTCTGTAGGGCGGAAGTCGGAGATTGCTGCAGCAGACCGGCGCTGATCGCTATGCTGGAAGCATGGCTGAGTTTACTTTGCGCCGATGTGTCTCCGGTGACGAACCGATGTTGTCGCTGGTGGGAGGTGCGAGCTTTCTGGAAGCATTCGCGGATGTGCTGGATGGGCCGGATATCCTAGCGCACTTTCACAAGAATCATTCGGTGCAAGCGTACTCGAAGTATCTGGCGCCTGCGGAGAACCGCATCTACGTTGCGGAGGTTGCGCCGGGTGCGGCACCGGTCGGCTACATCGTATGCACTGCGCCTGACTTCCCAATCGAAACGACGGCTGAAGATTACGAGCTACGGCGCATCTACCTGCTGCACCGCTTCCAAGGGTGCGGCATCGGCAAGGCGCTGATGGACCAGGCGATCGCGTCAGGGCGCGAGCTTGGCTACAAGCGGCTGCTGTTGGGGGTGTACGGCAAGAACTATGGCGCGATCCGGTTTTACGAGAAGGCGGGCTTCACGCAGATCGGCGAACGGTTCTTCACCGTGGGTGCGACGACGCACCATGATGCGGTGATGGCGCGGTCGCTCTGAGGCGAGTTAGAAGTCGTAGCTGACGCGCGGTAGGGCGGCGTGCTTCGGGCTCTTTGGATTGACGATGAGTTGGATTGGCTCGCCGGGGGCGAACGGACCATAGCGGACGACAAAGAGGCGGGTGGTGTTGCCGTCCGGCAGCTCGGCCTCAACGTCCCAGGTGGGAACGTTATTGGTATAACCCGCGCTACGCGCGTGGATGACGCGGCCGACGGTTCGGACGCCGACGCGGCGAATCCATAGCTCGCGGATCAAATTGAAGATGATCCAACCCACACTGCTGAACATCACCACAACGAAACAGCTGAACGGGATCGCGATGAGCCACGGGTGAGCGCTTGCACGGGGCAAGCAAAATGCACCTGTCGTAAACATGGCCAACATGCCGATCCCGAAGAGCAGCCAGTTCGTCCGGGGCATCAGGACACCTCCCGCAAACGGATGCGCTGCGAGGGTCTTTGGCAACTTGATTACTCGTCTTTTTTCTTATTGCGCGGACGCACCTTGAACCAGATGGGTGAGCCGATGAACTTCCAGCAGTCGCGGATCAGGTTCTGCAGAAAACGTTCGTAGCTGGAGTGCAGACGCACGTCGCGGCCGGTGAAAAGCAGGGCGCGAGCTTGGCTACAAGCGGCTGCTGCTGGGTGTGTATGGCAAGAACTATGGCGCGATCCGGTTTTGCGAGAAGGCAGGCTTCACGCAGATCGGTGCGCGGTTCTTCACTGTGGTTGCGACGACGCACCACGACGCAGCGATGGCCCGAAGTCTATAGTTCCAGGTGTGTCTTGCCCGGTTAGAAGTCCTGGCTGTAGCGTGGCAGTGCAGCGTGCTTTGGCATGCGGGGATCCACTATCAGTTCCAGCGTTTCACCAGGGGTGAACGCAGCGAATCGATCGATCATCAGGCGAGTTGTGGTTCCGTCTGGCAGAACCGCCTCGACCTCCCAAGAAGGAACATTGTTGGAAAAGCCCGAACTGCGGGCGTGCGATACGCGTCCGATGACCCGAACGCCGACACGACGTATCCAAAACTCACGAATCAGGTTAAAAGTGGCCCAACCTGCCGTGCTGCCGAGCACCAGCAATACGCACATAGCAGGCGGGATCAGGAAGCCCGGATGCCCGTAGACTCGCGGCATACAGGTAAAGCCCGTAATGAGCATTCCGAGAACGCCAATGCCGAGAACAAGCCAGTTGATTCGAGGCATGATTGCACCTGCGCGACAAAGATGCACAGGCCGCGACTTTGGCTGCTGAGCTAGTCTTCTTTTTTCTTATTGCGCGGACGCACCTTGAACCAGATGGGTGAGCCGATGAACTTCCAGCGGTCGCGGATCAGGTTCTGCAGGAAGCGCTCGTAGCTGAAGTGCAGGCGCACGTCTCGGTCGGTGAAGAGTACGAACGTGGGTGGCGCTACCGCGGCCTGCGTCATGTAATAGATGCGCACGCGCTTGGACCACGGCACGCCGGCGCGCTC contains:
- a CDS encoding deoxyribodipyrimidine photo-lyase, with translation MAGTKTSREAKAKTRQTQPKALIAPKQPHQKTDAVPPGEPAHDPAAPGMSEPDPTGIPHPAREKAIRAAASVRAQAKPGSGQTAKAKRSKNSEGTERERREAAAYAALSPDLPEALRCIASNDRVTVRRDGPPKPDGKVVVYWMQRAERGVDNLALDVAIEVANELGLPVVAFFSGVANFPHGVLRGYVFLNEGLRDVEEDLHKRNVSFVLRNAPHEDRLQFFRDVNAAIVIGDENPMRVPEQWRQEVQQKFDGPYWTVDADVIVPTKRHEKAPYAAYTVRGRLWKMLPEYLEESTKPSAKHAWHKPANFHADDPHEDMTKGWKDLDRSVGKVDELTGGAHAAQARLDHFVAHMLPQYAHLRNHPDVDGTSVLSPYLHFGHISPLRIYLAIENAAAKNPHLRESADSFLDEMVTWRELCVAWVKWDANYDNPETAEDWARKTVEKHAHDKRDQLYTAKELENAETYDELWNAAQRQMVRRGWMHNFMRMYWAKKVLEWSPSNAEAMKTLIYLNDKYFIDGRDPGGYAGIAWAIYGKFDRPWGERPIFGKIRYMSGASTGRKFNSKAYIAQNPRLGDSAAAAPAPIQRPRTQRAKGQYGG
- a CDS encoding TonB-dependent receptor, translating into MLKLTVAALLCLPVPSGLMAVDQGAAAVATLTVTGSVTDPSGAKLRGARIHIERGAVKADAETDDAGRFSLDVPAGVYRLAITADGFEPYVRESFNVRARMAPLTVALPVATLSEVLTVEANQADTSAGSNGSALVFKGKQLDTLSNDDATFQQQVQALAGGDGQHAPQVYVDGFSGGRFPPKSAIREIRINQNPFSAQYDELGFGRIEIFTKPGSDKLHGYVQVQGNDRSFNALNPFTGAQPPYHMLFVDGNVSGPIGKKTSFFASANYGDQENNAVVNAVVLDSNFATTQLSQAVPNPSVRHDYSVRLDRQMSTNNTLTARYDYNSNNQTNAGVGLLVLQSEGYNSTIATQTLQIGNTQIIGAHRVNETRFQYIRTRTSQIAVDSSPTIVVQGSFNGGGAPSQSLRDNQDRYEFQDYFSLERGKHFLRMGGRYRLLRDSNVSNANFNGQYIFPDLATYQITQRGLAAGLTPAQIRAQGGGATQFSLTAGTPGAALLSGDLGLYADDEWKVTKSVTLNLGLRYESQFGVPDHSDPAPRVGFAWAVHQGDKHPAWFTVRGGTGVFYSRLDGPTLLNTVRQNGILQQSYYLQQPDTYPNIPPVSSLSGVPSTTYSLQPRLRNQYDFTSSIGVERGLGKKGNISATYLHFQSVHQYVSVNVNAPLPGTYNPAVPNSGTRPFGDTANRYEYTGEGSGTSDVFFVNPNYSPVKQVNLWGFYVNQHSHSNSNGASTFASNSYNLAQDFGRTNFNRTNRLFLGANLNLPYGFGLSPFLIATAGMPFNITTGSDNNGDSIYNDRPAFATDLTRASVVRTRFGNFDTSPIAGQRIIPVNYGTGPAFASLQLDLEKNFKFGPRRAPEGVPPPDPNAKPGTPAPKPDPAYQLSFSVEAQNVTNHTNGATPVGVLTSPFFGQSLTLNGNFFNNSAANRTVLLQTAFRF
- a CDS encoding RidA family protein, giving the protein MFKHLCRAAVPVALLAAAPLLAQENRHIDAKPEMPFSQAVIAGNTIYIAGQEGPENGKLEGVSIETQTTNAIHAIEKIVTGAGYKMTDLVTVTVFVADLKDVPAMNEIYKKLMPFPRPARATVQVAGLIGNAKIEISAIAVKP
- a CDS encoding GNAT family N-acetyltransferase, translated to MAEFTLRRCVSGDEPMLSLVGGASFLEAFADVLDGPDILAHFHKNHSVQAYSKYLAPAENRIYVAEVAPGAAPVGYIVCTAPDFPIETTAEDYELRRIYLLHRFQGCGIGKALMDQAIASGRELGYKRLLLGVYGKNYGAIRFYEKAGFTQIGERFFTVGATTHHDAVMARSL